The Choristoneura fumiferana chromosome 5, NRCan_CFum_1, whole genome shotgun sequence region TGTGGTAGAAGCTGTAGTGGGGCGGCAGCTTGCACTGCCGGTACATGCACGGTAACAGCCGCCGCTGGTTCGAACCTGGGCGAGACAAACGTACCGATGTAACTATCTCTTTCGTCACACATCAGAAAAGTTTGTGGTGTTATTGTTGTCGCTGTGGCAGCGGCAGCGCAGCTAACGTTGTTAGTTTTTTAGCACTTTCACTGTCCCTCGATTTTGCCACTGTCATGGCTCGATACGATCGTGcaatacaatgagggctatcgcgtatgaattcgccgctagaggcgctagtgtagcgtgaggtttccgaaatgtcaaatctcatagtttttgggtgagttacgcgggtttatttataattagaataaatttgtgaatattttgcaatatctgaaattaattatggcaaatatgcgttccggggcaatgaatgtctgtgttttgaggcagttttgtctttcggaaacctttgtcctcccttttttccgaacaaaacggggactatgcaacccCATATGCAAGTCCccatgcaacactgtggcatgctcgatatttttatggtacggttttaaggtgaattaaatatgattttaatctaaactttgttttcactcccgtaataacagactttgaaagccatacttaaaaacctcacgcaacagtgcgccatctagtgagacaaaaaacgatagccctcattaatgcACAAATGTAGAGAATCATCCATTTTTGACATGACAGAGCTAGTTTGACAATGAATTGCATGCAATGCACGGAGTGTTAAAGTGTTAACACAGTTGACATGACTTGTGGGTAAGAACCCAGGGTTCCGAAAACGAAGGGTAACAAATGAAGACCTATTTATGTCACTACGCTCTACGTTCGTCTGTCcgtaaagctagaaacacactgacgccggagggagcgccacgcttatttcccgcgcggtattctgtgtgtttcaagctttacAGGGTTATATCTGCTCACGAACTCTAGCAGACATCTTCTCTTCTAAGTcgttacactcttgacagagtgctTGTGGTCGTCGGTTAAgaatcagtagtgaaccttcatgacaactttcttgggaaaatagtttGGTAGTGCCTTCCACGCCACAGTGTTGAAGTCCGGGGTCCATAATTGGCAAAAGAGACTGTTGCTGCCTACTCCGACATTAGTTCCCTTTGCCCACTTTTACCACAGTCAAGGGAAGTGATGAGTCCGTCCTACTCTAAAACCAGGCACAGTACGGACTACAACTATAATTAAACCTCAGTATCAACGTTCAAATTTAATGGCAATGTATGGTCGGcagaaaaacaaatacaaacaaatgCACTTAGAGTTATTAACCttctttttatataaataaaaaccggccaagagcgtgtcggacacgcccaaagtaggattccgtagccattgatAAACTATTATTTGACTTTAAAGATTACTTTGCATGACAGTTGAATTGACGTTTGTTGGGAAATTTAGCATGTATTATTTTTCGAATGCGAAATGAGTATTAAATTTTATGACGTATTTAGAATATAAACTAATCGGCGTATCTGGCGAtcaaagagcaggctttttcttcgcccaaagactgagccttgcagtgcaacgaggcaacgccgctagcgtcttaggTACAATGCCtatggaagaggaagcccgttttagttaattttatgtgttttttatttttatttttatgtaaaaattcattgtttaaataaatatattgaataTAAACCTGttttagtatattattatgtacagttTACCGCAGTATAATAGAGCGTGAAAACTCGAACGCTGATCCCGATGTTTAACTATAATACAACTAAAAGGTagtaattcatcatcatcatcatcatcatcatatcagtcgtatGAAGTCCACTATTGGATACATCATAGATATCCTTTTGTTTCAGTTGGAAGtggcttttatttaattcatttttttttcacatcacTACAGTTTAACCTCTCTTGCTTGCTTCCACCGTGAGCCCACGGCTTTAACATGTAACTACAACTGACCAATATTCCACGCGTGCACGTAATCCATGAAGAACCGCTCGTCTGGGCTCTCGAAGAAGTCAGGCGAGTAGACCAGCACCACGAAGCGGCAGCGCGTCTGCACCAGCTCGGTGATCGAGCGGAAGGGCGCCATGCCTGGCCGCAGACTGTTCTTCGTACACAGCTGGAGAATGATTGGGATTAGATTAATATTGTTTAAGAATTTGGTAGAAGATGGACGGGAGAtttccagtcagattggcaagagtTGGCCAAAAGTAGTGTTGATAAAGAATCAAGTCATTTGTGTGTTCATTTATAAGACTCTTCTTGGTTTACTAGACGCTAGTCATTTAATCGAAGCTTGAGTTCTTTTCAACGTGTCGGGGACTTGAGTCTTCTGTAGAGACTCGAGTTCTCTATAGATGACTCAAgccctttaaacaagcaatcttagctgttatagttttcgcCGCACATGATTCGTATCCGCATCTTTTGGTTCTACGCACAGAGTATGCTACCAAGTGAACCACGTCGCTCCGTTCCATTAGTGGCGTGTGGTGCCATCTATCGCAACTATCATAATCGACTCCTGCTTTTTAAATCGCATTGGAAAAGCGTAagaaattatgtacctaccactTCTATGTATTATCTAATATTATTTGGTTTCATCAGCAGAAAGCTTTTTctactcaattttttttttaaatgtaatgaaatctaggtgaagggtctgctaggcttcctccaggagctaggctggcatgaatagtgcctacagcctaatcacgcaaaataggcgcacttagacgtcgaggttgcggaaaacagcccgctactacctatacctatacctattgtTTACCATCAACACCACTGCCTGACCATTAATACAGTTTAATGAATGAGTACATAAGTAAAATACTCATGTTGTAAACAAGGTATGCATGAGTCATGTCAATTTACGCATCATATTACACTTCAATTATGAAAGCACACTATTCTACtcatattaatttcataaataaataaataaatatcatgggacacttgacaccaattgacctagtcccaaactaagcaaagcttgtactatggacactaggcaacggataaacatacttatatagataaatacatacttaaatacatattaaacatccaagacccgagaacaaacatttgtattattcatacaaatatctgccccggccggaattcgaacccgggaccttaagcttcgtagtcaggttctcttcagccatctggtcgtcaaaacacACTAAACTTGCATATTCATATTAGTAGGTAAGTTAGATTTATCTaacttatttattgaattataaTTCAATTTTCTAATAATTCAAGATGCTTGTGGTCTGTCATGTCATGAAGTAGGTAGAACTCCCttgctttttataataaaaagttatgaATGTAGAATACACGAAACTCAATGTATGCAAGCAGAAAGTCTAATACAAGTAATATAAGTGTTTTACTTCCCATAATTATAGTCATTACATTCATATATTAAAAACATGGTGAAGTATGTAGATTGGCAAGTCGTACCTTGTAACCGAAGTCTCTACTCATTCTCATTATCATTTCATCAACAAAATCTTGGTCGGCTTCTGCATACAGCACCAAAGCATCATATATGACTGGTGTGCCTTCATCTATGTCCTCTAAGGTAACCAGGTTGTCCTCCTCTGGCAGGGCCATTCTCTGATCTGTTACAGTTTCTCTGATCCACGTACCTTCTatacaaaaaacatgttttagggTTAATATGTTTGAGTTAATCACAACTACTATATTATATGTTAAAATGATCTCAAAATTGCACTTTCATTCACATTGTAGTGACCACTGTCGCGAGTTGACTAAAGTGAGGGTGTCACATTCATTAGGCAGTCAGGCTAAGCAATGAGGTGCAATGTGGTCGGAAAATCCAGGTAATTTTGACAATAAATATAGGAGTCATGATTAAGtccctaaataaattagttatgagtgagaatcacagaaaaattaaaaacatcatGTTTAAGGTCATCAAATAAGTCTTGAGAAGACTGAAATATGCAGAATTTACTTGTTTTGGTGTGATAACTTATCATTGTTTTGAACTGGTTTTATTACCATGATAATTGCTTACCTCTATTAACAAGGTGCCGCTTCCTGCCCAGTTCTAGAAGATCATCTTTTATATCGTGCCTATCTATTTGCTCCAAGTAGAGAAGGAGGGTGTGGATATTGGCCGTGCCATCATTACGATGGATCCAGGTCTGCAGGAGCCACTCTGTCTTGTTCTGGTGGATGTTGTCAATGTTTTGGGAGGTCACATTAATACAAAAAGCTAGGCCTCGGTAGTCTCTGCAAATTTgtatagtaaaattataatcaaaaatgtgtaacaaaattaatgtaatgcattttaaattgaaaattaaattagtatttaatttttttttgtacccaATGCCCATTTTCAACCattgtttttcatattttagCATATCACCAATTTTAAATGTCATGGTTCAAGTCTTTGTAAGTGTTAACCAATTTAATCACACATGTAAATAGTGGACAAACTTCTTTCTGCGGCTTTTTACAACTTCTGTTATCAACTCAAAGCATAACCAAACTATAAAACAGTAAAATATAAACCAGACCACTGAACCACAACCAGTGTGATTCACCTTTGgcttcatctgcacttaacatctgGTGAGATAGAGGCCAATAATGGTcaatttcatgtaaaaaaaaagatgaacaAAGATAAAATGGAccaaaatatattgtaatgaAAAAGAATATTCCAGTATGAAAAGAAATCTAAATTCAACCTCAAGCTCATTCTAAATTCAAGAAGAAAAGTCGAGGAACCTTTGCTGATTCTTGGGTAATTCCTAATTATAAGAAAGTCCTAGCACATCAGATTGAGCTTACAACAAAGTGAATTTCCCCAAAAGTCTAAGCCTTAGACTAAAGTATACTGGTTCCATGTGTTGAACCAACTGAACAAgcatagtttaaaataaaaacgagtACAATAACAAGTCAATTATCTACCTAATTATCTAATGATCGGTTTATCAAGATTTTGTTTACTAACATTAAGTATGTTGTTTTTCATGGGCATTCCTGTCAAATGTTAGTGGGATATGAATTTGGTCTAAAATTGCTTGTGAAATACACTAACCTGGGCAGGTTTTCGGGGCCGTCGCTCGGAATCAACTTTCTTGTGTTCAAACGACATATCGCTGTGCGAGCTTCATTCGAGAGATAGGACAACGGCACAGCAGTCAAATCGTCCTCCGTCATCTCGACTTAATATGTCAAACAATTCGCCCCGAAAATAATGATTGAGATCAAAGACATTACATTCGTCATACGATGTAAAAATAGAAAACtttattctaaaataattttgagCACTAAACTGACAGTGACAATGAatgaatgacagttttttttttaattcattcgtTCAAGAATAGACAAAGGAAATCATCCATACACaggtgcccccacatgcagtcgctcgttgctcgattgcagcgataaaaatggtcacgtgaccccattttgaaggtgattttgaatttcccgcgactcaataaagtagcgtcaagtcaccacgtcgagcagcagcgacgagatggcttcttgcaagattgatcttggccttggaagctgatttcttaatctcatttagtagcagtcgtggcagtggtaaatgaaattggagtgaatgaaaaaaaaaaacaatgctttTGCCGAaaatgaagaggtttttttcTGCAGCGATAAAGTGCACATGACCAAATTTGACACGGAAatgagcgtcgagcgatttcatgtggccgcggcCTAAAGCGAAATTTGTTgagcgaattttttttttcttgcttgacattcacatttatctgtcgtgctGTGTCGTGACACATatatcagaacggtatcggtttcatacatacattttatatggttgcgttcacagtcatctgatgcagtgtgttgtgtcgcatcaaagctagagagagggagagagagagagagagagagagagagagagagagagaaagagagagagcatcacaacaaaataaatgagGGTGCACATTTTTCCCCCACTGTCGCATTTTTGACGCAAAATGTTTGAACCCGGCAAAGTttcttttgtacattttttgttcTCTTTCTATCGTTTTTGTCGTAAAGTGGTCTTACCCCACTATTTTTCCAAATGTTTGTCTAAGCTTACAAATATTTGAtgtttactaattttaatattacCCAAAGATACTTCCATGATCATTGCTCATGTTGCATATGAAAATAATGATCACTTCTTGTTGGTACCTATTACATAAATTCTCAATGAAGTCATATGTACTTTTGTAACTttaataaaactacataatacGAAACTTGAATGTACAAAGTAAAATGGAttcaggaaaaaaaaaataaaaaaaaaaatgatatttgaGACGCTTTATTGTCATTCACAAGTGCAATCACTACCGCTCTATTGTCTACTGCAGATATAGGTACAGACAATGGTACAGTTTCTATAGTTATAATACATACATCCATTACTATAATAACTCCCATCCCATCCatcgattaaatttatttgacggataaatgtaatgccgtctctgtttgttttgttcgaatagacggagacggcatcacatttatccgtaaaataaaattaatcaattacaaatatatcaattaaataaacataaattatacatttatttattgtatcaaGCATTACTTTTAACTATCAAATAAATCCAATCACAAGGGCATATTTAATAGTCatagtactttttatttttttgtcattagttTTACTTCATAAATTGAAATATGTATACGTCACAATGTTACTAgttatacaaaataatttggGCTTATATAGCTCAGAACTAACCTATTACAGTAGTACGATTTGACAGATGGTCATGCCTTCagtaaattttcaactttaacgtcatacaaataaaatcgtttttacaatctgtaaacgtgggtagcggtatactaaaaatggctttatttgtatgacgtcaaagttgaaaattgactgaaggcacgcccatctgtcaagtattaactcgaattaatcaaactgtacgtAAACGTGACAGTCGACATCTTTATGACTTTATGTAAGTGTTTGTATTCATACCTATTGATTCATACATATTTGAGTGGACTTCAAAAAGTTTAACTATGTTAAATGTTGGTTAACTCTACAAAACGACAAACTGGAAAAAGTTCCGTTATGACacaaaaattatccatacaactTGTACCTATGGTTAATTGTTTGCGGAACAATGCAGTGGGCCATAACATTTTTAACTACTGGTGTTAAGTatccaactttttgaactcaAACCATTAGAGGTCACCAGCGGAAAACAGGCATAACTTTACATACAGCACATCAATGAAGTTTAACATTTCTTGCAATACATTTTACCTTTCGTTTTGACATCAAGTTATGCCTCTTTTCGCtaactgtttaatttttaacaggCAGGTGAAGGTGAAGCAGGTGAATATATAAAACAAGTCTCCGACCAAAAGGCATATCAACCACGCTCGAGAGTCCATGATTCGTGAACATACAGAGTTAAATACCATTTTCGCGTGCCAGAATCATACATTCTACagctaaaacaaacaaattcaaCAAAAACGAATAACGACACTATTTACAGTTTACTACGATTATAATAAGCTCTTTTTACATTGGAATGTTTCTATAAAAAGTAGTGAAATAGTACAGTAGTACGTTGATGACGTTGAATGACGCCACCGTGTAAACTAAGTAATCAATCTACAAACAAGATTTTATTCAGTTCGCGGCTGTCTATTCGGCCGCGCTCATCTAGACAGCACTTGCGAATTCGTCAAGCACTTTGTAGATTGGTTGCTATTTATActgttttgttacaaataaaaccCAAGTAAAAGTCCACTAAAACGatgtataataaattatttttaattgactttCATTTTACTCAGTTTGTGTGAATGTTCAAATATACACGCTACTCATAAATAAGTTAATTAACCAGTCTTCCTGACTCGTGGTTACAGTAcaattacttggagttaacacttgacagatgggcgtaacttcagtcaattttcaactttgaggtcatacaaacgTGGGTAGctgtatactaaaaatggctttatttgtatgacgtcaaagttgaacaTTGACTGAAGGCGCGCTTATCTGTCAAGTGtcaactcgaattaatcaaactgtaaatattttagagAGTTGATTAATTAAAGCAATTCAAATGTTTCTGACTCAACGATCATACGATTTTGTACTTAGTAGAAAAAGCAATATACtattatatgatgatgatgatgatgatgatgataacttctgtaccttgtcgctttcagtcggtacacaatttcgtatacatgacgttaaaatgataaggtacaaaagtgatcacttatttataacgttgactgtacctgcatACAAAAATGTTTAGAAGTATAAAGAAAGTCAATACAAGTTACCAATCGCTTCAACAcattaaaattaacttaaaaatgataataaacaAGTGATTTTTTACATACCGAGTACAAAAATGGTAGACTGAAATCATTCAAGGGTTTCgcttaa contains the following coding sequences:
- the Myd88 gene encoding myeloid differentiation primary response protein MyD88, encoding MTEDDLTAVPLSYLSNEARTAICRLNTRKLIPSDGPENLPRDYRGLAFCINVTSQNIDNIHQNKTEWLLQTWIHRNDGTANIHTLLLYLEQIDRHDIKDDLLELGRKRHLVNREGTWIRETVTDQRMALPEEDNLVTLEDIDEGTPVIYDALVLYAEADQDFVDEMIMRMSRDFGYKLCTKNSLRPGMAPFRSITELVQTRCRFVVLVYSPDFFESPDERFFMDYVHAWNIGSNQRRLLPCMYRQCKLPPHYSFYHNLHYNSAAYNFWDHLGRFLNPRPVPRVPALRLPSSTLKIQELSNDSRSNGKLANGRQIAYETRSRVPAPSRCPAFLPPATFPPPQTPSTRAPSRPPRSAT